A genomic stretch from Mycobacterium cookii includes:
- a CDS encoding fused (3R)-hydroxyacyl-ACP dehydratase subunits HadA/HadB — translation MTAAETSALESRVGHHYQMDGTYVVGREKLREYARAVQDYHPAHWDVAAAQKLGYSDLVAPLTFTSTPGMTCNRLMFEQVVVGYDTYMQTEEVFEQHRPIVAGDELHVDVELTSVRRIAGRDLITVTNTFTDTAGERVHTLHTTVVGLTAEDVDPGIKTAVQTMMMHDVDLFGIGESDYHKTVRPEGEVRIAEDSARRPGTPSFDDVKVGDELAVHQTRLSRGDLVNYAGVAGDANPIHWDEGIAKLAGLPDVIAHGMLTMGLGAAFASAWSGDPGAVTRYAVRLSSPAIVSAADGADIEFSGRIKSLDPDTRTGVVIVGAKSDGKKIFGLATLNVRFS, via the coding sequence ATGACCGCTGCAGAAACGTCGGCGCTGGAATCGCGGGTCGGCCATCACTATCAGATGGACGGCACCTACGTTGTCGGCCGCGAAAAGCTACGCGAGTACGCCCGCGCGGTGCAGGACTACCACCCCGCACACTGGGACGTCGCCGCCGCCCAGAAGCTCGGTTATTCGGACCTGGTCGCGCCGCTGACTTTCACCTCGACCCCGGGCATGACCTGCAACCGCCTGATGTTCGAGCAGGTGGTGGTCGGCTATGACACCTACATGCAGACCGAAGAGGTCTTCGAGCAGCACCGCCCGATCGTGGCCGGCGACGAACTACACGTCGATGTCGAACTGACGTCGGTGCGCCGAATCGCCGGCCGCGACCTGATCACCGTGACCAATACCTTTACCGACACCGCCGGCGAGCGGGTGCACACGCTGCACACCACCGTCGTCGGTCTCACCGCCGAGGACGTCGATCCGGGGATCAAGACGGCAGTGCAGACGATGATGATGCACGACGTGGACCTCTTCGGCATCGGCGAATCCGATTACCACAAGACGGTGCGCCCCGAAGGTGAGGTCCGGATCGCCGAGGACTCAGCCCGGAGGCCGGGCACGCCGTCCTTCGACGACGTGAAGGTCGGCGACGAGCTGGCTGTGCACCAGACCCGGCTGTCCCGCGGCGATCTGGTCAACTACGCCGGCGTGGCCGGCGACGCCAACCCGATTCACTGGGACGAGGGCATCGCCAAACTGGCCGGCCTGCCCGATGTGATCGCCCACGGCATGCTGACCATGGGTTTGGGCGCCGCGTTCGCCTCCGCGTGGTCGGGTGATCCCGGCGCGGTGACCCGCTACGCGGTGCGGCTGTCCTCGCCGGCGATCGTGTCGGCCGCCGACGGCGCCGACATCGAGTTCAGTGGCCGGATCAAGTCGCTGGACCCGGACACCCGCACCGGTGTCGTCATCGTCGGGGCGAAGTCCGACGGCAAGAAGATCTTCGGCCTGGCGACGCTGAACGTCCGCTTCAGCTGA
- a CDS encoding transglycosylase family protein has translation MKNVRQTLRMAAITGVLATTPLTLSNAIASADYERVTSPNPIELAGFVPAPPAPDAAPAPDAPDAPPAPAPDAPPAPPAPADLPPAPDAPPAPAPDAPPPAPEAPPAPEAAAPPAPPADDAPAPEPKHKAYSVNWDAIASCESGGNWGISTGNGYSGGLQFTPSTWRANGGSGSPSGASREEQIRVAENVLHSQGIGAWPVCGRRG, from the coding sequence TTGAAGAACGTCCGCCAGACGCTTCGCATGGCCGCGATCACCGGTGTGCTTGCCACGACTCCGCTGACGTTGTCGAACGCGATCGCCTCAGCCGATTACGAGCGGGTCACCTCGCCGAACCCGATCGAGCTGGCCGGGTTTGTGCCCGCGCCGCCCGCTCCGGACGCCGCGCCCGCTCCGGACGCGCCGGATGCGCCGCCCGCCCCGGCGCCGGACGCTCCGCCCGCTCCGCCGGCCCCGGCCGACCTTCCGCCGGCCCCGGATGCGCCCCCGGCGCCCGCTCCGGACGCACCGCCGCCGGCACCCGAGGCCCCGCCCGCTCCGGAGGCTGCCGCGCCGCCGGCCCCGCCCGCCGACGATGCACCGGCGCCGGAGCCCAAGCACAAGGCGTACAGCGTCAACTGGGACGCGATCGCCTCGTGCGAGTCGGGTGGCAACTGGGGCATCAGCACCGGCAATGGCTACTCCGGTGGTCTGCAGTTCACCCCGAGCACCTGGCGTGCCAACGGTGGCTCGGGCTCTCCGAGCGGCGCGAGCCGCGAGGAGCAGATCCGGGTGGCCGAGAACGTGCTGCACTCGCAGGGCATCGGCGCGTGGCCGGTCTGCGGCCGTCGCGGCTGA
- the mobA gene encoding molybdenum cofactor guanylyltransferase → MAAATGPASLAGVVLAGGASLRAGRDKAVKPIAGSGTQVENVVSVIGQRCQPVFVVAAPGQALPKLSAEVVRDDVRGLGPLLATARGLHAAATAGAERAFLSVVDVPFLTPDLIDVLLARAIEVDADVVLPWDGTNRYLVGVYRTALAAKIDELIAAGERNMPALVDHVDTQRVVISEPHPSSNGKAPTGLRRLLAAGR, encoded by the coding sequence GTGGCTGCGGCAACTGGGCCGGCCTCGTTAGCCGGTGTGGTGTTGGCTGGGGGCGCCTCGCTCCGGGCTGGGCGTGACAAGGCTGTCAAGCCGATTGCGGGGTCTGGAACGCAGGTCGAGAACGTTGTCAGCGTCATCGGTCAGCGGTGTCAGCCGGTGTTCGTGGTCGCCGCGCCGGGACAGGCGCTGCCGAAGCTGTCGGCCGAGGTGGTCCGCGACGACGTTCGGGGCCTGGGTCCACTGCTGGCGACCGCACGCGGATTGCACGCCGCAGCGACCGCCGGTGCCGAGCGGGCATTCCTGAGCGTCGTCGACGTACCGTTCCTCACCCCCGACTTGATCGACGTGCTATTGGCTCGAGCCATCGAAGTCGACGCCGACGTAGTGCTGCCGTGGGATGGGACCAATCGCTACCTGGTCGGTGTGTACCGAACGGCGTTGGCCGCCAAGATCGATGAGCTCATCGCCGCCGGCGAGCGGAACATGCCGGCATTGGTCGACCACGTCGACACGCAGCGAGTGGTGATCTCCGAGCCGCACCCGTCGTCCAACGGCAAAGCGCCGACCGGGCTGCGCCGGCTGCTGGCTGCCGGGCGCTGA